From a region of the Sporosarcina ureilytica genome:
- a CDS encoding 5' nucleotidase, NT5C type — MKPFRFGIDIDGTVTCPTSLLPHINKAYNLNLVLDDIKEYDLTKAFSVDEKQFYTWYKTVESEIYDTSPPQEYAKKVLDAWNNHYELFYISARGENVFNTTTNWFEREAIPYDHIELIGSHYKIEAAKKHGVHAFFEDKHDNAVDIHEELDIPVLLFDTPYNRKPIPEGVIRVTNWQEANEWIGNLFPITPSNE, encoded by the coding sequence TTGAAACCTTTCCGTTTTGGGATCGATATTGACGGCACAGTAACTTGTCCGACCTCTCTACTTCCCCATATTAATAAAGCCTATAATCTTAACTTAGTGCTCGATGATATTAAGGAATATGACTTAACAAAAGCATTCTCAGTCGATGAAAAACAGTTTTATACATGGTATAAAACTGTTGAGAGTGAGATTTATGACACTTCTCCTCCTCAAGAGTATGCAAAAAAAGTATTAGATGCTTGGAATAATCACTATGAATTGTTTTACATTTCTGCACGTGGGGAAAACGTTTTTAATACAACGACGAACTGGTTTGAACGAGAAGCTATTCCCTATGACCATATAGAACTCATTGGTAGTCATTATAAAATAGAAGCCGCAAAGAAACATGGTGTTCATGCTTTCTTTGAAGATAAACATGATAATGCTGTTGACATCCACGAGGAGCTGGATATTCCGGTACTCTTATTCGATACACCTTATAATCGAAAACCGATTCCAGAAGGCGTCATACGTGTTACAAATTGGCAAGAAGCGAATGAATGGATTGGAAATCTTTTCCCAATCACTCCATCAAACGAATAA
- a CDS encoding Fur family transcriptional regulator, with the protein MNLDEAWKILQKNEFKRTKNRDVILQFFAAHNRYLTAGDVKLHMEKDNPGISFDTIYRNLATFTELGILEETELTGERHFRMHCEPGVHHHHFICTLCGVTRNIPECPMDILSIDLSNYEIESHKFEVYGKCPQCIAS; encoded by the coding sequence ATGAATTTAGATGAGGCGTGGAAAATCCTTCAAAAAAACGAATTCAAACGAACGAAGAATCGGGATGTGATTCTTCAATTTTTCGCTGCACATAACCGCTATTTAACCGCGGGTGACGTGAAGCTTCATATGGAAAAAGATAATCCCGGGATAAGCTTTGATACTATCTATAGAAATTTAGCAACTTTTACGGAGCTCGGAATTTTAGAGGAAACTGAATTAACTGGAGAGCGCCATTTCAGAATGCATTGTGAACCCGGCGTGCACCATCATCATTTTATTTGTACGTTATGTGGTGTGACACGCAACATTCCTGAGTGTCCCATGGACATCCTTTCCATCGATCTTTCAAATTATGAGATAGAATCACATAAATTTGAAGTATACGGCAAGTGTCCACAATGTATTGCGAGTTAA